The following proteins come from a genomic window of Panicum hallii strain FIL2 chromosome 8, PHallii_v3.1, whole genome shotgun sequence:
- the LOC112902030 gene encoding putative disease resistance RPP13-like protein 3 isoform X2, giving the protein MLEQVSMEVVTGVIGSLLSKLGGLLKEEYNLQKSVRGEIMFLKAEFERMQAALLMVSEAPMDQQPSILVKLWARDVRELSYDVEDKVDTFMVRIDRAPKELHGLRGFIDRSLDLLTKAKIRHKLGTQIKDLRSSIEEVSERRDRYMVTQVAKPADVPVQNLRLSAMYKKVDELIGTEEKCDEFIGRLIEEKDEPSKKQLKTAIVGFGGLGKTTLAKVAYDKLKEQFDCAAFICVSLNPNIERIFVKMLRQLMKDDKYEATCDTAQLINDVRAFLQNKRYLIVIDDIWKASVWKIIQYALTENECGSIIISTTRNLDVAKKIGGVYHLQPLSLADSRKLFNLRIFGTEDKCLSNELAEVSTEILRKCGGLPLAIITIASTLANKKGMENIYQYWSKVCKTLGSGLEDSPDVEDMRRILSISYYDLPLHLKNCMLYLGSYPEDYEISTKDLIWKWMGEGFILKEQGRSFYEVGKDYIDELINRSMIQPSRTHPDSKKAVECRVHDMVLDLITRLANEDGFMATIHYHQPRCQQERIHRLSLQTSNEEDVKQLSAANLCHWTIGASRKSAI; this is encoded by the exons ATGCTCGAGCAAGTGAGCATGGAGGTCGTCACGGGCGTGATAGGCTCCCTCCTGTCCAAGCTAGGGGGCCTGCTCAAGGAGGAGTACAATCTGCAGAAGAGCGTCAGGGGTGAGATCATGTTCCTCAAAGCAGAGTTTGAGAGAATGCAGGCTGCACTACTCATGGTCTCCGAAGCACCGATGGATCAGCAACCTAGCATCCTTGTCAAGCTTTGGGCAAGGGATGTCAGGGAACTGTCCTACGATGTCGAGGATAAGGTTGATACTTTCATGGTGCGCATAGACCGTGCGCCAAAGGAGCTGCATGGTCTCAGGGGCTTCATCGACAGAAGCCTCGACCTCTTGACCAAGGCCAAGATCCGCCACAAATTAGGCACCCAGATTAAAGATCTCCGGAGCAGCATCGAGGAAGTGAGCGAACGCCGTGATAGGTACATGGTTACTCAGGTTGCCAAGCCTGCGGATGTACCTGTTCAGAACCTTCGTCTATCAGCTATGTATAAAAAGGTAGATGAGCTCATTGGCACTGAAGAGAAGTGCGATGAGTTTATTGGTAGGCtaatagaggagaaggatgagcCATCGAAGAAACAGCTCAAGACAGCTATTGTTGGTTTCGGGGGATTAGGCAAGACGACACTTGCTAAGGTGGCGTATGACAAGCTTAAAGAGCAATTTGATTGTGCGGCCTTCATTTGTGTGTCTCTAAATCCCAATATAGAGAGGATTTTCGTTAAGATGCTCCGTCAGCTAATGAAAGATGATAAATATGAAGCAACTTGTGACACAGCACAGCTTATCAATGATGTAAGAGCATTTCTTCAGAATAAGAG GTATCTCATTGTTATTGATGATATATGGAAAGCTTCCGTGTGGAAGATAATCCAATATGCGTTAACTGAAAATGAATGTGGAAGTATCATAATTTCAACAACTCGCAATCTTGACGTTGCCAAAAAAATCGGTGGTGTCTATCACCTACAACCTCTTTCTCTTGCTGACTCCAGAAAGTTATTCAACCTTAGAATATTCGGCACTGAAGATAAATGTCTTTCCAATGAATTGGCTGAAGTATCTACAGAGATTTTACGAAAATGTGGAGGCTTACCTCTAGCTATCATTACGATAGCCAGTACGCTGGCCAATAAAAAGGGAATGGAAAATATATATCAATACTGGTCCAAGGTGTGCAAAACTCTAGGTTCTGGGCTGGAAGATAGTCCTGATGTAGAGGATATGAGAAGAATACTATCAATTAGTTATTATGACCTGCCTCTACATCTGAAAAATTGCATGTTGTATTTAGGTTCATATCCAGAAGATTATGAGATAAGCACAAAAGATTTAATATGGAAATGGATGGGTGAAGGGTTCATCCTCAAAGAACAAGGGAGGTCCTTTTATGAGGTAGGTAAGGATTATATCGATGAGCTAATCAACAGAAGTATGATCCAGCCATCACGTACCCACCCTGACAGCAAGAAGGCAGTTGAGTGTCGAGTACATGATATGGTACTTGATCTCATCACACGATTGGCAAATGAGGATGGTTTCATGGCAACAATACATTACCATCAGCCCAGGTGTCAACAAGAAAGGATACATCGATTGTCCCTCCAAACCAGCAATGAAGAGGATGTCAAGCAGTTATCAGCTGCAAACTTATGCCAT TGGACAATAGGTGCTTCAAGGAAATCTGCAATTTGA
- the LOC112902030 gene encoding putative disease resistance RPP13-like protein 3 isoform X1, with the protein MLEQVSMEVVTGVIGSLLSKLGGLLKEEYNLQKSVRGEIMFLKAEFERMQAALLMVSEAPMDQQPSILVKLWARDVRELSYDVEDKVDTFMVRIDRAPKELHGLRGFIDRSLDLLTKAKIRHKLGTQIKDLRSSIEEVSERRDRYMVTQVAKPADVPVQNLRLSAMYKKVDELIGTEEKCDEFIGRLIEEKDEPSKKQLKTAIVGFGGLGKTTLAKVAYDKLKEQFDCAAFICVSLNPNIERIFVKMLRQLMKDDKYEATCDTAQLINDVRAFLQNKRYLIVIDDIWKASVWKIIQYALTENECGSIIISTTRNLDVAKKIGGVYHLQPLSLADSRKLFNLRIFGTEDKCLSNELAEVSTEILRKCGGLPLAIITIASTLANKKGMENIYQYWSKVCKTLGSGLEDSPDVEDMRRILSISYYDLPLHLKNCMLYLGSYPEDYEISTKDLIWKWMGEGFILKEQGRSFYEVGKDYIDELINRSMIQPSRTHPDSKKAVECRVHDMVLDLITRLANEDGFMATIHYHQPRCQQERIHRLSLQTSNEEDVKQLSAANLCHQVDNRCFKEICNLIHLRYLGLRYAGIAEIPKEIQKLQLLQMLDI; encoded by the exons ATGCTCGAGCAAGTGAGCATGGAGGTCGTCACGGGCGTGATAGGCTCCCTCCTGTCCAAGCTAGGGGGCCTGCTCAAGGAGGAGTACAATCTGCAGAAGAGCGTCAGGGGTGAGATCATGTTCCTCAAAGCAGAGTTTGAGAGAATGCAGGCTGCACTACTCATGGTCTCCGAAGCACCGATGGATCAGCAACCTAGCATCCTTGTCAAGCTTTGGGCAAGGGATGTCAGGGAACTGTCCTACGATGTCGAGGATAAGGTTGATACTTTCATGGTGCGCATAGACCGTGCGCCAAAGGAGCTGCATGGTCTCAGGGGCTTCATCGACAGAAGCCTCGACCTCTTGACCAAGGCCAAGATCCGCCACAAATTAGGCACCCAGATTAAAGATCTCCGGAGCAGCATCGAGGAAGTGAGCGAACGCCGTGATAGGTACATGGTTACTCAGGTTGCCAAGCCTGCGGATGTACCTGTTCAGAACCTTCGTCTATCAGCTATGTATAAAAAGGTAGATGAGCTCATTGGCACTGAAGAGAAGTGCGATGAGTTTATTGGTAGGCtaatagaggagaaggatgagcCATCGAAGAAACAGCTCAAGACAGCTATTGTTGGTTTCGGGGGATTAGGCAAGACGACACTTGCTAAGGTGGCGTATGACAAGCTTAAAGAGCAATTTGATTGTGCGGCCTTCATTTGTGTGTCTCTAAATCCCAATATAGAGAGGATTTTCGTTAAGATGCTCCGTCAGCTAATGAAAGATGATAAATATGAAGCAACTTGTGACACAGCACAGCTTATCAATGATGTAAGAGCATTTCTTCAGAATAAGAG GTATCTCATTGTTATTGATGATATATGGAAAGCTTCCGTGTGGAAGATAATCCAATATGCGTTAACTGAAAATGAATGTGGAAGTATCATAATTTCAACAACTCGCAATCTTGACGTTGCCAAAAAAATCGGTGGTGTCTATCACCTACAACCTCTTTCTCTTGCTGACTCCAGAAAGTTATTCAACCTTAGAATATTCGGCACTGAAGATAAATGTCTTTCCAATGAATTGGCTGAAGTATCTACAGAGATTTTACGAAAATGTGGAGGCTTACCTCTAGCTATCATTACGATAGCCAGTACGCTGGCCAATAAAAAGGGAATGGAAAATATATATCAATACTGGTCCAAGGTGTGCAAAACTCTAGGTTCTGGGCTGGAAGATAGTCCTGATGTAGAGGATATGAGAAGAATACTATCAATTAGTTATTATGACCTGCCTCTACATCTGAAAAATTGCATGTTGTATTTAGGTTCATATCCAGAAGATTATGAGATAAGCACAAAAGATTTAATATGGAAATGGATGGGTGAAGGGTTCATCCTCAAAGAACAAGGGAGGTCCTTTTATGAGGTAGGTAAGGATTATATCGATGAGCTAATCAACAGAAGTATGATCCAGCCATCACGTACCCACCCTGACAGCAAGAAGGCAGTTGAGTGTCGAGTACATGATATGGTACTTGATCTCATCACACGATTGGCAAATGAGGATGGTTTCATGGCAACAATACATTACCATCAGCCCAGGTGTCAACAAGAAAGGATACATCGATTGTCCCTCCAAACCAGCAATGAAGAGGATGTCAAGCAGTTATCAGCTGCAAACTTATGCCAT CAAGTGGACAATAGGTGCTTCAAGGAAATCTGCAATTTGATTCACCTTAGGTACTTGGGACTAAGATATGCAGGTATTGCTGAGATTCCAAAAGAGATCCAGAAGCTACAGCTTTTACAGATGCTAGACATATAA
- the LOC112902030 gene encoding putative disease resistance RPP13-like protein 3 isoform X3: MLEQVSMEVVTGVIGSLLSKLGGLLKEEYNLQKSVRGEIMFLKAEFERMQAALLMVSEAPMDQQPSILVKLWARDVRELSYDVEDKVDTFMVRIDRAPKELHGLRGFIDRSLDLLTKAKIRHKLGTQIKDLRSSIEEVSERRDRYMVTQVAKPADVPVQNLRLSAMYKKVDELIGTEEKCDEFIGRLIEEKDEPSKKQLKTAIVGFGGLGKTTLAKVAYDKLKEQFDCAAFICVSLNPNIERIFVKMLRQLMKDDKYEATCDTAQLINDVRAFLQNKRYLIVIDDIWKASVWKIIQYALTENECGSIIISTTRNLDVAKKIGGVYHLQPLSLADSRKLFNLRIFGTEDKCLSNELAEVSTEILRKCGGLPLAIITIASTLANKKGMENIYQYWSKVCKTLGSGLEDSPDVEDMRRILSISYYDLPLHLKNCMLYLGSYPEDYEISTKDLIWKWMGEGFILKEQGRSFYEVGKDYIDELINRSMIQPSRTHPDSKKAVECRVHDMVLDLITRLANEDGFMATIHYHQPRCQQERIHRLSLQTSNEEDVKQLSAANLCHVLGTKICRYC, from the exons ATGCTCGAGCAAGTGAGCATGGAGGTCGTCACGGGCGTGATAGGCTCCCTCCTGTCCAAGCTAGGGGGCCTGCTCAAGGAGGAGTACAATCTGCAGAAGAGCGTCAGGGGTGAGATCATGTTCCTCAAAGCAGAGTTTGAGAGAATGCAGGCTGCACTACTCATGGTCTCCGAAGCACCGATGGATCAGCAACCTAGCATCCTTGTCAAGCTTTGGGCAAGGGATGTCAGGGAACTGTCCTACGATGTCGAGGATAAGGTTGATACTTTCATGGTGCGCATAGACCGTGCGCCAAAGGAGCTGCATGGTCTCAGGGGCTTCATCGACAGAAGCCTCGACCTCTTGACCAAGGCCAAGATCCGCCACAAATTAGGCACCCAGATTAAAGATCTCCGGAGCAGCATCGAGGAAGTGAGCGAACGCCGTGATAGGTACATGGTTACTCAGGTTGCCAAGCCTGCGGATGTACCTGTTCAGAACCTTCGTCTATCAGCTATGTATAAAAAGGTAGATGAGCTCATTGGCACTGAAGAGAAGTGCGATGAGTTTATTGGTAGGCtaatagaggagaaggatgagcCATCGAAGAAACAGCTCAAGACAGCTATTGTTGGTTTCGGGGGATTAGGCAAGACGACACTTGCTAAGGTGGCGTATGACAAGCTTAAAGAGCAATTTGATTGTGCGGCCTTCATTTGTGTGTCTCTAAATCCCAATATAGAGAGGATTTTCGTTAAGATGCTCCGTCAGCTAATGAAAGATGATAAATATGAAGCAACTTGTGACACAGCACAGCTTATCAATGATGTAAGAGCATTTCTTCAGAATAAGAG GTATCTCATTGTTATTGATGATATATGGAAAGCTTCCGTGTGGAAGATAATCCAATATGCGTTAACTGAAAATGAATGTGGAAGTATCATAATTTCAACAACTCGCAATCTTGACGTTGCCAAAAAAATCGGTGGTGTCTATCACCTACAACCTCTTTCTCTTGCTGACTCCAGAAAGTTATTCAACCTTAGAATATTCGGCACTGAAGATAAATGTCTTTCCAATGAATTGGCTGAAGTATCTACAGAGATTTTACGAAAATGTGGAGGCTTACCTCTAGCTATCATTACGATAGCCAGTACGCTGGCCAATAAAAAGGGAATGGAAAATATATATCAATACTGGTCCAAGGTGTGCAAAACTCTAGGTTCTGGGCTGGAAGATAGTCCTGATGTAGAGGATATGAGAAGAATACTATCAATTAGTTATTATGACCTGCCTCTACATCTGAAAAATTGCATGTTGTATTTAGGTTCATATCCAGAAGATTATGAGATAAGCACAAAAGATTTAATATGGAAATGGATGGGTGAAGGGTTCATCCTCAAAGAACAAGGGAGGTCCTTTTATGAGGTAGGTAAGGATTATATCGATGAGCTAATCAACAGAAGTATGATCCAGCCATCACGTACCCACCCTGACAGCAAGAAGGCAGTTGAGTGTCGAGTACATGATATGGTACTTGATCTCATCACACGATTGGCAAATGAGGATGGTTTCATGGCAACAATACATTACCATCAGCCCAGGTGTCAACAAGAAAGGATACATCGATTGTCCCTCCAAACCAGCAATGAAGAGGATGTCAAGCAGTTATCAGCTGCAAACTTATGCCAT GTACTTGGGACTAAGATATGCAGGTATTGCTGA